The following coding sequences lie in one Psychrobacter arenosus genomic window:
- the cysE gene encoding serine O-acetyltransferase: MRSPKSLLKTLSKIKKEVSEDVLAVFDRDPAARTTAEVIFTYPGIHALLLHRGAHYLWQQDQKFVARAISYGSRIITGIEIHPAAKIGRRFFIDHGVGVVIGETAEIGNDVTLYHGVTLGGVSWNEGKRHPTLEDGVVVGAGAKVLGPFTVGKNAKIGSNAVVVKPVPAGATMVGSAARMISEHHDENGAPLETAAKKAHVKHKDKTTDILAQDKVSEQDALLQPVDTKTLEQSLSKEDCQKLRLAQAFGFTAYGLEPGSQDPVAEAFAKMLTHIQQSEARLDELQAAVCKLDPNFCTKEYEKLSAKDLDVLD; the protein is encoded by the coding sequence ATGCGATCACCTAAATCCCTATTGAAAACTTTAAGTAAAATCAAAAAAGAGGTGAGCGAGGATGTTTTAGCCGTCTTTGACCGCGACCCTGCCGCACGCACTACCGCTGAAGTTATTTTTACTTATCCCGGTATTCATGCCCTACTCTTACATCGCGGTGCCCATTATCTGTGGCAACAAGATCAGAAGTTTGTCGCACGGGCTATCTCTTACGGCTCTCGTATTATCACTGGTATTGAAATACACCCGGCTGCTAAGATTGGTCGCCGCTTCTTTATCGATCATGGTGTCGGCGTGGTTATCGGTGAGACCGCAGAAATTGGTAATGACGTCACGCTGTATCATGGGGTTACCTTGGGCGGAGTCTCTTGGAATGAAGGCAAACGGCATCCGACATTAGAAGACGGCGTGGTAGTAGGTGCTGGCGCGAAAGTATTGGGACCTTTTACCGTAGGCAAAAACGCTAAGATTGGTTCCAATGCTGTGGTCGTCAAACCTGTGCCCGCTGGTGCCACGATGGTGGGTAGTGCAGCACGTATGATCTCTGAGCACCATGATGAAAACGGCGCACCTTTAGAGACTGCAGCGAAAAAAGCGCATGTTAAGCATAAAGATAAAACGACAGACATCTTGGCACAAGATAAAGTCAGTGAGCAGGACGCGCTACTACAGCCCGTCGATACAAAAACCTTAGAGCAGTCTTTAAGCAAAGAAGATTGCCAAAAGTTACGGCTAGCACAAGCCTTTGGTTTTACTGCTTATGGGTTAGAGCCCGGCTCACAAGACCCGGTGGCAGAGGCCTTTGCTAAGATGTTGACCCATATTCAGCAGTCGGAAGCCCGTCTAGATGAGCTCCAAGCCGCTGTCTGCAAATTAGACCCAAACTTCTGCACCAAAGAGTATGAAAAATTATCGGCAAAGGATTTAGATGTTTTAGATTAA
- a CDS encoding Hpt domain-containing protein: protein MTTPHDLPPLSLSAQEVIDTEQFEDMRDLLEEDFADLIQTYIVDSRARVESLRDALTRADDATGFDIAHTLKGASANIGAPRLTECCALMQEACRHNGITEQGDLLEHIAAELELVAVEIRERLA, encoded by the coding sequence ATGACTACACCTCATGACTTGCCCCCCCTATCTTTAAGCGCACAAGAGGTAATAGATACCGAGCAGTTTGAAGATATGCGTGATCTTTTAGAAGAGGATTTCGCCGACTTGATACAAACCTATATTGTCGATAGTCGGGCTCGAGTAGAGAGCTTACGCGATGCCCTAACCCGAGCCGATGACGCTACAGGGTTTGATATCGCCCATACTTTGAAAGGTGCCAGTGCGAATATCGGTGCCCCACGTTTGACCGAGTGTTGTGCACTAATGCAAGAAGCCTGTCGTCATAACGGCATCACAGAACAAGGCGACTTGCTTGAGCATATTGCTGCAGAGCTGGAATTGGTCGCTGTAGAGATTCGTGAGCGTTTAGCGTAA
- the dnaE gene encoding DNA polymerase III subunit alpha, which yields MAFVHLGIHSEFSITDSIVRIKPLVKAAAADGQKALALTDVSNLYATVKFYRACLGAGIKPIIGSEIIMDDENTRLTLLALNNEGYQNITRLVSLGFTEGRNDPANMGVPIVKRSAVLEHAAGVVVLLTEKSDVGQTLLGSMPEKVDELLADWQAHFGDRLYFAIKRTNRSGEDAFIRAAIETGNRFNIPLIAHNDVRFLTQEDFDAHEARVCIAGSYVLADPKRPRDYSDAQYLKTQAEMQELFADLPQVIDNTLHLAMRCNVVLTLGINVLPEFPVPEGETTESFFRNESARGLNARLDKIFPVAERGDDWPEIRKPYDERLNYELDIILEMGFPGYFLIVMDFIRWAKANGVPVGPGRGSGAGSLVAYALNITDLDPLHYDLLFERFLNPERVSMPDFDIDFCIEGRDRVIDYVASQYGRDAVSQIITFGTMAAKAVVRDVARVQGKSYGLADKISKLIPKTPGISLSEALEQEPQLKDLLSNPNNMDYEDANELWEMATKLEGVTRNVGKHAGGVLIAPKRITDFSAIYCDDEGHRVSQFDKDDVEAVGLVKFDFLGLRNLTVINAAVENINRRRISEGKDAIVLEDLPLDDKKAYALLQDAKTTAVFQLESTGMKKYLSKLKPTDIEDVIAMCALYRPGPLDAGMVEMYIDRKHGREKVEYDHPNLEPILENTNGVIVYQEQVMQISQVMAGYSLGGADMLRRAMGKKKPEEMAKQRDIFVTGATAQGIDEVTSGGVFDLMEKFAGYGFNRSHSAAYGVLAYQTAYLKCYYPAEFMAAVLTSDMNNTDNVVFFINDCRENFGLTVVNPSVNRSEWRFVADTPTNIIYGLGAIKGVGEGAVESIVDARRREGDFKDLYDFCRRIDIKKVNKRTLEALVRAGCFDDFAKTLRPDLPADAAYEIRGALMAQLPNAVQAAEQARQNNEIGMMDLFGDANNVIEAPPLPTGADLIWGDKHRLKAEKDTLGLYLTGHPIDVYRDELKRYTGGARLDDLADTGFNGSCYFSGLIMDIANFGTRSVITLDDGTSRLEVSCYAERFNRLKDKLKVDEVIIVKGSIRERDGRMFARLDNVLTMVEARLRWIKKISVKIHAEDVSLLERMQPLLKSAQPHVIPQILDRSDEDEDDYYQGGNADGGEEYGLYDEEGNDLLANNSSSSAPVVAARQLQDGCLLLGLSIYESFGIANVNLSEHWRLYPNDDNFQYLKDLVPAENLHFHYS from the coding sequence ATGGCATTTGTACACCTTGGTATCCACAGCGAATTTTCCATCACCGACTCTATCGTACGCATCAAACCTCTGGTGAAAGCGGCAGCAGCAGATGGGCAAAAAGCGTTGGCCCTAACCGATGTGTCCAACTTATATGCGACCGTGAAATTTTATCGCGCCTGCCTAGGTGCCGGCATCAAGCCTATCATTGGTAGCGAAATCATCATGGACGATGAAAATACCCGCTTGACGCTACTAGCACTCAATAATGAAGGCTATCAAAACATTACCCGCCTAGTCTCGCTAGGATTCACCGAAGGCCGTAATGATCCGGCGAATATGGGCGTGCCTATCGTGAAACGCAGCGCGGTATTAGAGCATGCCGCAGGTGTGGTCGTGCTATTGACTGAAAAGTCGGACGTAGGACAAACGCTATTAGGCTCGATGCCAGAAAAAGTTGATGAGTTACTCGCAGACTGGCAGGCGCATTTTGGCGACCGTTTATACTTCGCGATTAAACGCACCAACCGCTCTGGGGAAGACGCCTTTATTAGAGCTGCTATCGAGACCGGCAACCGCTTTAATATTCCGCTAATTGCTCATAACGACGTGCGATTCCTGACGCAAGAAGACTTTGATGCCCACGAGGCTCGAGTTTGTATCGCAGGCTCGTACGTATTGGCGGATCCTAAACGTCCCAGAGATTATTCGGATGCGCAGTACCTAAAGACACAAGCTGAGATGCAAGAACTGTTTGCTGATTTACCACAAGTTATTGATAACACGCTGCATTTAGCGATGCGTTGTAACGTGGTTCTGACACTAGGTATTAACGTTTTACCTGAGTTTCCAGTGCCGGAGGGCGAGACCACCGAATCCTTCTTTCGCAATGAGTCAGCACGCGGCTTGAATGCCCGCTTAGATAAAATCTTCCCCGTAGCAGAGCGTGGCGACGATTGGCCAGAGATTCGCAAGCCCTATGATGAGCGTCTTAATTACGAGTTAGATATTATCCTAGAGATGGGATTCCCCGGTTACTTCTTAATCGTTATGGACTTTATTCGTTGGGCAAAAGCCAATGGCGTGCCAGTAGGACCAGGCCGTGGTTCTGGTGCCGGCTCACTAGTGGCTTACGCCCTGAACATTACCGATCTTGATCCGCTGCATTATGACCTACTGTTTGAGCGCTTCCTAAACCCTGAACGTGTCTCCATGCCCGATTTCGATATTGACTTCTGTATCGAAGGCCGAGACCGTGTTATCGACTACGTGGCGAGTCAATACGGTCGCGATGCTGTCTCGCAGATTATTACTTTCGGTACGATGGCTGCCAAAGCGGTAGTGCGTGACGTCGCGCGTGTCCAAGGTAAATCTTATGGTCTGGCCGACAAAATCTCTAAACTCATTCCTAAGACGCCGGGCATTTCGCTCTCCGAAGCGTTAGAGCAAGAGCCGCAGCTTAAAGACCTCCTATCTAATCCAAACAATATGGATTATGAAGATGCTAATGAGTTGTGGGAGATGGCGACTAAGTTAGAAGGCGTCACCCGTAACGTCGGTAAGCATGCTGGTGGGGTATTGATTGCGCCCAAACGTATCACTGATTTTAGCGCTATCTATTGTGATGACGAAGGTCACCGCGTTAGTCAATTTGATAAAGATGACGTCGAGGCAGTGGGTCTGGTGAAGTTTGACTTTTTGGGCTTGCGTAACCTCACAGTGATTAACGCTGCGGTCGAAAACATCAATCGCCGCCGCATCTCCGAAGGTAAAGACGCAATCGTCTTAGAAGACTTACCGCTCGATGATAAAAAAGCTTATGCGCTCTTGCAGGATGCCAAGACCACTGCGGTGTTCCAGTTAGAAAGTACGGGTATGAAAAAATATCTTTCTAAGCTGAAGCCAACAGATATTGAAGACGTCATCGCCATGTGTGCCCTATATCGTCCCGGCCCTCTCGATGCCGGTATGGTAGAGATGTATATTGACCGAAAACATGGCCGTGAAAAGGTCGAGTACGATCACCCGAATCTAGAGCCCATTTTGGAGAATACCAACGGCGTTATCGTCTACCAGGAGCAGGTCATGCAGATCTCTCAGGTAATGGCGGGCTATAGTCTGGGCGGTGCCGATATGCTACGCCGCGCAATGGGTAAAAAGAAACCCGAAGAAATGGCGAAACAGCGCGATATCTTTGTGACTGGTGCCACGGCGCAAGGTATTGATGAAGTCACCTCTGGCGGTGTATTCGATTTGATGGAAAAGTTTGCGGGTTATGGTTTTAACCGCTCGCATTCGGCGGCTTATGGCGTGTTGGCCTATCAAACGGCATATCTAAAATGCTATTACCCTGCCGAATTTATGGCAGCGGTTCTCACCTCAGATATGAACAACACAGACAACGTCGTCTTCTTCATTAATGACTGCCGTGAAAACTTTGGGCTGACCGTGGTAAACCCTTCGGTGAATCGCAGTGAATGGCGCTTTGTTGCCGATACCCCAACCAATATCATCTATGGTTTAGGCGCAATTAAAGGCGTAGGTGAAGGCGCGGTTGAATCTATTGTGGACGCTCGTCGTCGTGAAGGCGATTTTAAAGACCTCTATGATTTCTGCCGCCGTATCGATATTAAAAAGGTCAATAAACGCACCTTAGAGGCGCTGGTACGTGCCGGTTGTTTCGACGACTTTGCTAAAACGCTTAGACCTGACTTGCCAGCCGATGCTGCTTATGAGATTCGCGGTGCCTTAATGGCGCAATTGCCGAATGCTGTACAGGCCGCTGAGCAGGCACGCCAGAATAACGAAATCGGTATGATGGATCTGTTTGGTGATGCCAATAACGTCATTGAAGCGCCGCCATTGCCTACCGGTGCTGATTTGATCTGGGGCGATAAACACCGCCTGAAAGCAGAAAAAGACACCTTGGGTCTCTATTTAACCGGTCACCCTATCGATGTCTACCGTGATGAACTCAAACGCTATACCGGCGGCGCCCGACTCGATGACTTGGCAGATACGGGCTTTAACGGCTCCTGTTATTTCTCTGGCCTCATTATGGACATTGCCAACTTTGGTACTCGTAGTGTGATTACCTTAGATGACGGTACTTCGCGCCTAGAAGTCAGCTGCTATGCCGAGCGCTTTAACCGTCTCAAAGACAAGCTCAAAGTTGATGAAGTGATTATTGTCAAAGGCAGTATCCGCGAGCGCGATGGTCGTATGTTTGCGCGGTTAGACAATGTGCTAACCATGGTCGAGGCGCGCTTACGTTGGATTAAAAAAATCAGTGTCAAAATCCATGCCGAAGATGTCAGCTTATTAGAGCGTATGCAACCATTGTTAAAATCTGCCCAACCTCACGTTATCCCGCAAATTTTAGACCGTAGTGACGAAGATGAGGATGACTATTATCAAGGTGGCAATGCCGATGGTGGCGAGGAATACGGGCTCTATGATGAAGAAGGTAATGATCTGCTAGCCAATAATTCCTCTAGTAGTGCGCCTGTGGTGGCAGCTCGGCAGTTACAAGATGGTTGCTTGCTGCTTGGTCTCAGCATTTACGAAAGCTTTGGCATTGCTAATGTCAATTTATCTGAGCACTGGCGCCTCTATCCAAATGATGATAATTTCCAATACCTCAAAGACTTAGTACCTGCGGAAAATCTGCATTTTCATTATTCATAG
- the folB gene encoding dihydroneopterin aldolase: protein MAANSDMVFIEGLKIDAVIGIFDWERAITQPLLLDIQMLTDIKPAAATDDVSKAINYKAVCDDVTAWTQASKSGLLEHLAEHLAAQILENYDCEQVTLKASKPTAISAASAVGVKITRSKA from the coding sequence ATGGCAGCAAATAGCGATATGGTATTTATTGAAGGGTTAAAAATAGATGCCGTCATTGGCATTTTTGATTGGGAGCGCGCTATTACCCAACCACTCTTGCTAGATATTCAAATGCTTACGGATATCAAACCGGCTGCCGCCACCGATGATGTGTCAAAGGCGATTAATTATAAAGCCGTCTGTGATGATGTCACCGCTTGGACGCAAGCCAGCAAGTCGGGCCTGTTAGAGCATCTAGCTGAACACTTGGCGGCACAGATTCTAGAAAATTATGACTGCGAACAGGTCACCCTTAAAGCCTCTAAACCCACTGCTATTAGCGCTGCCTCAGCAGTAGGGGTAAAGATTACCCGTAGTAAGGCTTAA
- a CDS encoding 2-amino-4-hydroxy-6-hydroxymethyldihydropteridine diphosphokinase, producing MSENNSYGLDYASSLAEVIALIDDTGINLLNTPPFVITETAINQEAQVDSVLLAIGSNEQADYHLAQAREQLAKLGKMIVSAPLVNPDFTATPDAPKPDYTNQCVYIELNKGLSFLELNDYFAAIETLCERQRVLESGSLAEKTLPRNRAANTATTLANPPVKLVSMDIDILGFRPLADEEWRLIQRRLPLKDHEKMGLQELLTSPSLLPTTLSSLASAPLDSLKS from the coding sequence ATGTCTGAAAATAACTCTTACGGCTTGGATTATGCGAGTAGCTTAGCTGAGGTCATAGCTTTGATAGATGATACGGGTATAAATCTGCTTAATACGCCGCCATTTGTGATTACCGAAACGGCTATAAATCAAGAGGCTCAAGTGGATTCGGTATTACTAGCGATTGGCAGTAATGAGCAGGCCGATTATCATTTAGCTCAGGCTCGTGAGCAGTTGGCTAAACTAGGTAAGATGATAGTATCAGCGCCTTTGGTCAATCCAGACTTTACCGCCACGCCAGACGCTCCTAAACCGGACTATACCAATCAATGCGTTTATATTGAATTGAATAAAGGGTTAAGTTTCCTTGAATTAAACGATTATTTTGCCGCTATAGAAACGTTATGTGAGCGCCAACGGGTACTTGAGAGCGGGTCACTAGCAGAAAAAACTTTGCCTAGAAACAGGGCTGCTAATACCGCTACCACCTTAGCAAACCCACCCGTGAAATTAGTCAGTATGGATATCGATATCTTAGGGTTTAGACCGTTAGCAGATGAAGAATGGCGGTTGATACAACGCCGCTTGCCTTTGAAAGATCATGAGAAAATGGGGTTACAGGAGTTATTAACCTCGCCATCACTGTTACCAACAACGTTATCAAGCCTAGCTTCAGCACCGTTAGACTCCCTTAAAAGTTAG
- a CDS encoding RNA methyltransferase, which translates to MVNTTLPANIGSAARAMHTMGLSRLTVVDPRLPIDDTSVAHAAGGTIVLDQAKITDTLSEALAPCQLVFAASSRSRHLPRPVVTPRQAADIMLRFIEQQTQSQHPSEASGTIKPPASIAILFGREDRGLTNEELALADYHIQIQANPEYPVLNVASAVQVIASFIFAQIQDHLDQAAANIASAQANEAQTAAQTKPATDTAHNATHELDVILRQVWDEPAITHEQAQQLTDRLTDLMVQLKLANPEHLRALPQRLSRLTSRLQLDQKEYQLLSAVLAKLTP; encoded by the coding sequence ATGGTCAATACCACCCTACCCGCTAATATAGGCTCAGCGGCACGGGCTATGCACACTATGGGTTTGTCTCGTCTGACTGTGGTAGATCCCAGACTGCCTATCGATGACACCAGTGTGGCCCATGCTGCGGGTGGCACCATAGTATTAGACCAAGCAAAAATTACGGATACCTTAAGTGAGGCTTTAGCGCCTTGCCAACTAGTTTTTGCGGCGAGTAGTCGCAGTCGTCATCTGCCTAGACCCGTGGTGACGCCGCGCCAAGCCGCTGATATTATGCTACGTTTTATTGAGCAACAAACGCAAAGCCAGCACCCTAGCGAAGCATCAGGCACTATTAAGCCGCCAGCCAGTATCGCTATCCTATTTGGTCGTGAAGATCGCGGCCTCACTAATGAAGAGCTGGCCCTTGCCGATTATCATATTCAAATCCAAGCCAATCCTGAATATCCAGTATTAAACGTCGCTTCAGCCGTACAGGTCATCGCCAGCTTTATCTTTGCGCAAATCCAAGACCATCTAGACCAGGCAGCTGCCAACATAGCAAGTGCTCAAGCAAATGAGGCGCAAACAGCAGCGCAAACTAAACCCGCGACGGATACAGCCCATAACGCTACCCATGAGCTAGACGTTATCCTAAGACAGGTTTGGGATGAGCCGGCGATTACTCACGAGCAAGCTCAGCAACTCACTGACCGGTTAACCGACTTAATGGTACAATTAAAGCTCGCCAATCCAGAGCACCTGCGCGCCTTGCCACAGCGGTTATCGCGACTGACTTCTCGCTTGCAATTGGACCAAAAGGAATACCAGCTGCTAAGCGCTGTTTTAGCAAAATTGACGCCTTAG